In the genome of Tropicibacter oceani, one region contains:
- a CDS encoding RNA pyrophosphohydrolase codes for MTPEEIARLPYRRNVGVMLVNAQGHAFVGQRFDSEVPAWQMPQGGIDKGEEPRAAALRELLEETGVSPDLVTVEAETDGWIAYDLPHDIVPRIWKGRYKGQEQKWFLLRFHGTDDQVRIDADDHQEFSEWRWMDADEVLEQIVPFKRGVYEQVIAAFRDRL; via the coding sequence ATGACGCCGGAAGAGATCGCCAGACTGCCCTATCGCCGCAATGTCGGCGTGATGCTGGTCAACGCGCAGGGCCACGCCTTTGTCGGCCAGCGCTTTGACAGCGAAGTGCCCGCCTGGCAAATGCCCCAGGGCGGGATCGACAAGGGCGAAGAGCCGCGCGCCGCCGCCTTGCGCGAATTGCTTGAGGAAACCGGCGTGTCGCCCGATCTGGTCACCGTCGAGGCCGAAACGGACGGCTGGATCGCCTATGATCTGCCGCATGACATCGTGCCGCGCATCTGGAAGGGGCGCTACAAGGGGCAGGAGCAAAAGTGGTTCCTGCTGCGCTTTCACGGCACCGACGATCAGGTGCGCATCGACGCCGACGATCACCAGGAGTTTTCCGAATGGCGCTGGATGGACGCGGACGAAGTGCTGGAACAGATCGTGCCGTTCAAGCGCGGGGTCTATGAACAGGTGATCGCGGCCTTCCGCGACCGGCTGTAA
- a CDS encoding helix-turn-helix transcriptional regulator: MSRTHRLFQLMSALRRLPPPATAAQLALETGVSDRTLYRDIDTLRGLGAVIDGAAGFGYTLIEDAHLPPLGFQDEELEALVLGLREVIAIGDPALAQAAETALAKLRARLPEQQAHRLKHAVLRAHRFSPPPVPGIDTRSLRQACWDEHIVRFEYSDKQGSASTREVKPLSIVLFDHSHCLMAWCLLRHDFRAFRLDRIEALEITDTSFRPQRVALLRDYMARLKSEGQARAIQGQAPRMQD, translated from the coding sequence ATGTCCCGCACCCACCGCCTGTTCCAATTGATGAGCGCGCTGCGCCGGCTGCCGCCCCCCGCCACCGCCGCCCAACTGGCGCTGGAAACCGGCGTGTCGGACCGCACGCTGTACCGCGACATCGACACCCTGCGCGGCCTTGGCGCGGTGATCGATGGCGCGGCGGGCTTTGGCTATACCCTGATCGAAGACGCCCACCTGCCGCCGCTGGGCTTTCAGGACGAAGAGCTGGAGGCGCTGGTGCTGGGCCTGCGCGAGGTGATTGCCATTGGCGATCCCGCACTGGCCCAGGCCGCCGAAACCGCGCTGGCCAAGCTGCGCGCGCGGCTGCCAGAGCAACAGGCGCACCGGCTGAAACACGCCGTTCTGCGCGCGCACCGCTTTTCCCCGCCGCCAGTGCCAGGCATCGACACCCGTTCGCTGCGGCAAGCCTGTTGGGACGAACACATCGTTCGGTTCGAATACAGCGACAAGCAGGGCAGTGCTTCAACGCGCGAGGTCAAGCCGCTGTCCATCGTGCTGTTCGACCACAGCCATTGCCTGATGGCCTGGTGCCTGCTGCGCCACGATTTCCGCGCCTTCCGACTGGACCGGATCGAAGCGCTGGAAATCACCGATACCTCGTTCCGCCCGCAGCGTGTTGCGCTGCTGCGCGATTACATGGCGCGCCTGAAATCCGAAGGACAGGCCCGCGCCATTCAGGGACAGGCACCGCGCATGCAGGACTGA
- a CDS encoding glutathione S-transferase family protein, with protein MLSLITFPPGFDEPSLSPFCVKAMILLKMSGQDWRPEWASHPKAGPLGKLPALRTPDGVIPDSALIQEWLTGQGADLFPGMDRQQRAQAHALMRMVEDSLHHGLIHDRWARDDAWSLVKPVYFAAMPAPVRAVVPNMLRKGVVKGLHRQGFARYSEAQRLTFMQADLDALSVQLGDQPYLFGDQPCAADASALPFLSMLAGLPCDTPLRAAVRANDRLMEYVARGRAALYPKLSLWSAAAA; from the coding sequence ATGCTTTCGCTTATCACCTTTCCCCCGGGGTTCGATGAACCCAGCCTCAGCCCCTTTTGCGTCAAGGCGATGATCTTGCTGAAGATGTCCGGGCAAGACTGGCGCCCCGAGTGGGCCAGTCACCCCAAGGCCGGCCCGCTTGGCAAACTGCCCGCGCTGCGCACGCCGGACGGAGTGATCCCGGACAGCGCCCTGATTCAGGAATGGCTGACCGGACAGGGCGCGGACCTGTTTCCCGGAATGGACAGACAGCAGCGCGCCCAGGCCCATGCCCTGATGCGCATGGTCGAGGACAGCCTGCACCACGGGCTGATCCATGACCGCTGGGCGCGCGACGACGCCTGGTCCTTGGTCAAGCCGGTGTATTTTGCCGCCATGCCCGCGCCGGTGCGGGCGGTGGTGCCGAACATGCTGCGCAAGGGGGTGGTCAAGGGGCTGCACCGGCAGGGCTTTGCGCGCTACTCCGAGGCGCAGCGCCTGACGTTCATGCAGGCCGATCTGGACGCGCTGAGCGTGCAGCTGGGCGATCAACCTTACCTGTTCGGCGACCAGCCTTGCGCGGCGGATGCCAGCGCCCTGCCGTTCCTGAGCATGCTGGCCGGGCTGCCCTGCGACACGCCCCTGCGTGCCGCAGTCCGGGCCAACGACAGGCTGATGGAATATGTCGCGCGGGGCCGCGCGGCGCTGTATCCCAAGCTTAGCCTTTGGAGCGCCGCTGCCGCGTGA